In the genome of Felis catus isolate Fca126 chromosome E1, F.catus_Fca126_mat1.0, whole genome shotgun sequence, the window CAGTAGAGGGCTAAAGTACTAAGAGCAACCCCGCCCTGCCCCAGGCATCCGGCATCGTTGCTTGTCTGGTAACCACTGTGTGTGTTTGCTGTGTCCCCTCCTACCCCTTCCTTTCCctacctctccctccccctggctGCTCCTCAGACTGTCTCTGGAGGTTATGACCATCCTGTGTCGCTGTGAGAATATTGAGACGTCGGAGGGGGTCCCGCTATTCGTAACAGGGGTTGCACAGGTAATAACccacctgcttcctcctctgtgtctaaccttctctcttcctgcccagCGGGGCCTGGCAGGCAGGAGCCAGATGGACTCCCCTCCGAACgtgtgcctccctcccctctgttccCACCTGTGCTGCCGTGGGTGCCAGGATGGACCCCTAGAGATCCCCAGCTCCCTTGCCCTCACTGACTGGGGCTGCTAGTGGGGAAAGAGCAAGGGATTCTGGAACCCCTCCCAGGTCCGCTAGTGAATGTCCTTGGATGCCAAGGGGTAAGTTGAGGCAGGAGACACAGGCCCCTGTGTGCCAGAACTCGGCTGTCTGGACAGGAAGGGTTCAGTCCCAACCACTCCGGGTCCTGCGGAGCCCGTGGCCAGCCTCCCGTCCATGCCGACACCCCAGTGTCGAGCCCTAGCCCTCCTTCTCACAAGGCCAGAAAATGGGTCCCGTGAAAAGTTCTGTTCATCAGGCTCCTCCGACCTCCTTGCCAGGCATCAGCAAAATGAGCCTTGGCCATTCCCTGCTCCTAATTTTTGTTGAGAAGGCTTTGAGAAAATCTCTTGTCACTAAGATTTTAGTTTCCCTGTGTGCGAAGTAGGGGAATCATGTCCTCTACATGTTCTGTAGGGATATTGGAAAGGCAAGTAAAACAACATGAGGGCTTTTTGAGATTTTTGGAAAAGAAGTGCTAGAAAAACCTAAGCTTTTATTATTAATCCggtctcactgtgtgtgtgtgtgtgtgtgtgtgtgtgtgtgtgtgtgtgtgtgcgtgtgtgcgcgcgcgcacgcacatgGGTGTgtggtatttttaaagttcatttattttatttaaaaaattttttttaatgtttatttttgagagagagagacagacagagcatgagtgggggaggggcagagagagagggagacacagaatccgaagcaggctccaggctccgagcggtcagcacagagcccaatgcggggctcgaacttaggaactgtgagatcatgacctgagccaaagtcagacgctcaaccgactgagccatccaggcacccccaagttcacttatttattttgagagaatgtgagagagcaagcagaggaggggcagagagaggggaaaaagagaatcctaagcaggctccacgctatcagtgcagagcccaacacagggctggatcccaccaactgtgagatcgtgacctgagccgaaatccaagAGCTgaccgcccaaccaactgagccacccaggtgctccccagtCTCACTTTGAAAAGCAAGTGGCCCGATGTCTCGCTCTTCACTGCCATGCAGCTGTAGCCAGTGAAACCCATTCCTGAGCCAGGGTGTTCGGTAACTCCCAGCGCTTTCTTTGTAATATGCAGGTGGTCATCTTCATTGCTTCCCTCAGCAGCTCCCTGTTGAGCGCCTTCCCAGTTCCAGGCACTGCGGTGAGCATCAGAAAGCCCCTGCCCCCTCAGAGCCTGCATGCTGGGCGCCCAGACCGGAAGGGCCCAAACATCATCTTACCAATCCCCTTACCTTGCTGGAAATTGCCCTTCCGGCTTCTCAGGCACAACCCCGCAccacctctcccttcctcacccaGCCTGCCGGCTCTAACGGGGAAGGGGACTGTCCCCACCTTACCCACTCCTTGTAGCCGTGCACAGGCAGGCTTTGGCACGGAGGCCTGAGAAACTGAGAGCACTTTGTGTGGAACCACTAGGGTCCCAGCCTCCTTCGACACCCTTGGCTAAAGAAACCCCGCTCTGCCTCCAAACTGCTACTGACTTGAGACAACTGCAGATACCTATGTCCCTTTTAAGCTGGGTGATGTGGACCCTGGAGATTGTCTGGGCCAGGATGCCCTCGTGTGACCTCAGCCCCGGTTCCCCACTTGAGCCACCTGGGCCCAACCCCAGAGGGTAGGCTTCAAGTCCAGCCTGTTGCCAGGTGGAGGGACCGGGCAGGACTCCCCTGGCCAGGCGCAGACGCAGGGTCACCTCTGTCTCGGCCCAGCAGCGGGCGTACTCCTAGTATGCCAGGCTAGTAGGCAGGGCTCTCTGGGCAGCCTCCCGGGGTGCCTTGAGGACAGGTGAAGGCCCCTGGGGGGACATTCAGATGGCACCCGTGGATGACCCACACAGCCCAGCCTGGAGTACCAGCGCTTACGTGTTTTtcccaggacacacacacacacacacacacacacacacacacacagctacacCTGGACTCTCCGCACTGGCCCAGACCGCCCACAACCACTGCTCTACTTCCTTTCCCTACTCTGCAGGCCAGGCTCATCTGAGCAGACATGTGTGCCGTGGGCAGAACACTTACACTGCTTCCCCCGGAGCCACCCGCACCCACGCTGCTCTGccttcccacccatctccccacagACTCCTGACTACGACCCCTCAAAGCGCCCACCCCACCCTCTGCAGCAGGACCCCTGGCCTGTCCCAGTCGGAGCAGTGAGGTATTGGactctccccacaccccaggccctgggcccCCAGACCCATGCCCCTGTTTTGCATTTCTTGGCAGGATTTCCCTAGAGATTATGACGTTGCAGCCCCGCTGCGAGGACGTAGAGACGGCCGAGGGGGTAGCTTTAACTGTGACGGGTGTCGCCCAGGTATAGTAACTCAGCAGCCCCACGCATGTCCGTTGAGCTGCCTCGTCCCTGTGCCggggtttggggggaggaggagaggacgGCAGCCAGGGGCAGTCTCCCTCcagtgccccttcccctgccccccttccAAGAGAGGGTCATCGTCACCGGAATGTGCTCACTCGGCCTCTTGGCCACTCAGTAGGACTAACAGACACCCCTTCTCTCCTCAGCGGGCTCGCAAGAGACAGAACCAGTGCTGAGGGCTCCTGGCTCACTAACCCCACCCCATTCTTTGCAGGTGTTGGAAGTGCCACGCCCCAGAATCCAGGCCTTCCCTgttccctggggagggggctaAAGGGGACCAGAGGGGAGGCCACGTGAGGCAGAGGAGTTGTCGGAGGCTGCTTTATGTTCCCAGCTCGGGGCCAGGGTGAGGGGCTTTCTGCTGTAGTCCAGTTCTCAACGTCACAGGGCAGCAAGGTGCAACCATGCTATAGGCTCCTGGTGAGGGGTCGTTGGCTTAATACCTCGGGTATGAAAGGCAGGTGGATACCCACCCTCGGTGGCATCCCCCTGGACctgtctcctgccctgcccaggctCTCTTCCCTAGTCTGTGTATCTGTGTCCCTAtcactcattttcctttttgccctctctgcccctcagcctgCAGGTCTCCCACCAGTGGGGAGACTGCATGGGAGGAATTGGCTAACGAGGGAATAGTGAgtgggctgagggtggggagacGAGCCCCAAATGCCCGGCAGAGAGGCCGTGTCAGGGCCCGAGGCTGCCAGTGAAGATAAAAATTGTCAGTGTAAGAATTCCATGTGTGCTCTCCCCACCAGAGGCCTCAGACAGACTCTGTCCCCTCCTGGCCCCTAGGCCTCCGGGTCtgagaaaagaggggaggggcacagccaCCATCCTCCACATCTCTGGGTCTGGGGACTCCATCTGCCCCCCTCCAGCCTGGTTCAGGCGCCTCTGTGACTACTGGCAGGTGAAGATCATGACGGAGAAGGAGCTCCTGGCAGTGGCCTGTGAGCAGTTTCTGGGCAAGAACGTGCAGGACATCAAGAACGTCGTCCTGCAGACCCTGGAGGGACACCTGCGCTCCATCCTTGGTAAGGCCCTgccccacccagggacccctctgcTGCCTTTGAGGAACCTCGCAGGCTCTCCAAgccagggccagggaggggcgtggggcagggcagggaggtctGTCAGTCCCACCAAGGTGTCCTTTCCAAACTTCCGGTGACTTGAGGGAAAAGGGAGGGCATTGGGATGGGGAGGTGAGGGGCCGCCAGTCTGGCCAGGCTCCTGGTGTTGCTTGAGACACTTTTCCTCATCCAGCCTGGACTCTGCAAGAGGAGGCTCAGTGTTAAATACTGTGAAGAAGAAACCCCGGGAAGACCCAGCTCAGACTGCACTACGTGGGCATGCAGTCAGACTGCTGCTTGTATGCCTCGTCCCTTCTGCGGTGGGCTGGGCCCCCAGGGAACCAGCCCATGATCCCTCTGTTCCCAGGGACCCTCACCGTGGAGCAGATTTATCAGGACCGGGACCAGTTTGCCAAGCTGGTGCGGGAGGTGGCGGCCCCTGATGTCGGCCGCATGGGCATCGAGATCCTCAGCTTCACCATCAAGGTGCAGTGCGATAGGAAGGCTGCAGCCCCCCACGTCCCcctgggaggggggtgtgggcagGAGGGGCACCTCTGTACCTATGACTCTTCCCAAGGATgactcccccttccctcccaggacGTGTATGACAAAGTGGACTATCTAAGCTCCTTGGGCAAGACACAGACTGCCGTGGTACAGAGAGATGCCGACATTGGGGTGGCCGAGGCCGAGCGAGACGCAGGCATCCGGGTACGTGGgctttccttcctgcccccagggCCAGGGATCTCGGGGGGGTGGGACCATGGTAGGTTGAGGGAACCCTCAgcacctgcccctcctgctgccAGGAAGCCGAGTGCAAGAAGGAGATGCTGGATGTGAAGTTCATGGCAGACACCAAGATCGCCGACTCCAAGCGAGCCTTCGAGCTACAAAAGTCAGCTTTCAGTGAGGAGGTCAACATCAAGGTGAGGAGCCGTAGGGCATCCCAGGTTGGGGCTCAGGGCTCGGGACCTGGCCGCCAGCCTCTGACGTGCTGCCCTTCTTCCTGCCGCAGACGGCCGAGGCCCAGCTGGCCTATGAGCTGCAAGGAGCCCGTGAGCAGCAGAAGATCCGGCAGGAAGAGATTGAGATTGAGGTTGTACAGCGCAAGAAGCAGATCGCAGTGGAGGCACAGGAGATCCTGCGCACAGATAAGGAGCTCATTGCCACAGTGCGCTGTCCTGCCGAGGCTGAGGCCCACCGCATACAGCAGATCGCCGAGGGTGAAAAGTGAGCGCCCCTGGCTGAGGGGGGGACTAGTCAGGCTCCTCTCCCATCCACCTCTCCAGCCCCAGCGTGGAAGCCGCCTCTCCCAGCACCTGCTGACTGAGGTGGGGGTGTGCCGCCTTCCCAGTGGGATTGCTGTTGGGAAGGCTGAACTAGATAAAGGAGACCTGAGGGCCCGGTACGGTACTTGGCCCAGCGGGCATCCTGGCCAGTCCCTGGCTAGTCTCTCCCATTTGCATCTGGCAGCTGGTGGCCTCTCTCTGCCAGAGCCTGAAGAAGGCACCTCCCTCCTTAGGTCCCCAGCCCCTGACACCCGGCAGAGCAGAGGGCTTGAGGGTTTGCTGGCCCCCAGGCAAGGCTTGAGGGCCCCCTGGCACTTCGCACTGATGCTGCCTGGCCTGAACTCCTGCAGGGTGAAGCAGGTCCTCTTAGCACAGGCGGAGGCCGAGAAGATCCGCAAAATCGGGGAGGCGGAGGCAGCAGTCATCGAGGCGATGGGCAAGGCAGAAGCTGAGCGGATGAAGCTCAAGGCTGAGGCCTACCAGAAATATGGGGATGCAGCCAAGATGGCCTTGGTGCTGGAGGCCCTGCCCCAGGTGAGGCCTTTGCCCCGGGGTGGATCCGGCTGGGCCTCGTCAGGAACACAGCGACGGGCTGGCTAGAAACATTAAATGTGAGAGTGCTTGAAGTGCCCCAGGTGGGGGC includes:
- the FLOT2 gene encoding flotillin-2 isoform X2 — encoded protein: MGNCHTVGPNEALVVSGGCCGSDYKQYVFGGWAWAWWCISDTQRLSLEVMTILCRCENIETSEGVPLFVTGVAQVKIMTEKELLAVACEQFLGKNVQDIKNVVLQTLEGHLRSILGTLTVEQIYQDRDQFAKLVREVAAPDVGRMGIEILSFTIKDVYDKVDYLSSLGKTQTAVVQRDADIGVAEAERDAGIREAECKKEMLDVKFMADTKIADSKRAFELQKSAFSEEVNIKTAEAQLAYELQGAREQQKIRQEEIEIEVVQRKKQIAVEAQEILRTDKELIATVRCPAEAEAHRIQQIAEGEKVKQVLLAQAEAEKIRKIGEAEAAVIEAMGKAEAERMKLKAEAYQKYGDAAKMALVLEALPQIAAKIAAPLTKVDEIVVLSGDNSKVTSEVKPTAGRAAGLCARPHRHGPL
- the FLOT2 gene encoding flotillin-2 isoform X1; this translates as MGNCHTVGPNEALVVSGGCCGSDYKQYVFGGWAWAWWCISDTQRISLEIMTLQPRCEDVETAEGVALTVTGVAQVKIMTEKELLAVACEQFLGKNVQDIKNVVLQTLEGHLRSILGTLTVEQIYQDRDQFAKLVREVAAPDVGRMGIEILSFTIKDVYDKVDYLSSLGKTQTAVVQRDADIGVAEAERDAGIREAECKKEMLDVKFMADTKIADSKRAFELQKSAFSEEVNIKTAEAQLAYELQGAREQQKIRQEEIEIEVVQRKKQIAVEAQEILRTDKELIATVRCPAEAEAHRIQQIAEGEKVKQVLLAQAEAEKIRKIGEAEAAVIEAMGKAEAERMKLKAEAYQKYGDAAKMALVLEALPQIAAKIAAPLTKVDEIVVLSGDNSKVTSEVKPTAGRAAGLCARPHRHGPL
- the FLOT2 gene encoding flotillin-2 isoform X3, translating into MTLQPRCEDVETAEGVALTVTGVAQVKIMTEKELLAVACEQFLGKNVQDIKNVVLQTLEGHLRSILGTLTVEQIYQDRDQFAKLVREVAAPDVGRMGIEILSFTIKDVYDKVDYLSSLGKTQTAVVQRDADIGVAEAERDAGIREAECKKEMLDVKFMADTKIADSKRAFELQKSAFSEEVNIKTAEAQLAYELQGAREQQKIRQEEIEIEVVQRKKQIAVEAQEILRTDKELIATVRCPAEAEAHRIQQIAEGEKVKQVLLAQAEAEKIRKIGEAEAAVIEAMGKAEAERMKLKAEAYQKYGDAAKMALVLEALPQIAAKIAAPLTKVDEIVVLSGDNSKVTSEVKPTAGRAAGLCARPHRHGPL
- the FLOT2 gene encoding flotillin-2 isoform X4, whose amino-acid sequence is MTEKELLAVACEQFLGKNVQDIKNVVLQTLEGHLRSILGTLTVEQIYQDRDQFAKLVREVAAPDVGRMGIEILSFTIKDVYDKVDYLSSLGKTQTAVVQRDADIGVAEAERDAGIREAECKKEMLDVKFMADTKIADSKRAFELQKSAFSEEVNIKTAEAQLAYELQGAREQQKIRQEEIEIEVVQRKKQIAVEAQEILRTDKELIATVRCPAEAEAHRIQQIAEGEKVKQVLLAQAEAEKIRKIGEAEAAVIEAMGKAEAERMKLKAEAYQKYGDAAKMALVLEALPQIAAKIAAPLTKVDEIVVLSGDNSKVTSEVKPTAGRAAGLCARPHRHGPL